Proteins co-encoded in one Siniperca chuatsi isolate FFG_IHB_CAS linkage group LG11, ASM2008510v1, whole genome shotgun sequence genomic window:
- the cep170aa gene encoding centrosomal protein of 170 kDa isoform X9: MANNGIHEIPTKDTEGTTTHPSTTAAQGHASFTIEFDNTSPGKVTIKDHVSKFTPDHHRSRSKKSGTGSGGAGGRDLSTLQAAMMASESKVADWLAQNDPTLVRSESTEDDSKSIKSDVPVHLKRLKGSKHEDGTQSDSENGLGLRFANRRHALEERLKAVHGHVGGGTGGGNITVSGTRATSSRTAFMIEFYDEENPRKRRSYSFSQTAPLQVGGAGGEGLCPQPPSHPKVFSISTSATTASDSGKVPAPISATVAAGAPTAARVLLKQRSEDPSIGRSSASTGLATGSPTSPSEDASVVGRGAGTAGGEAEDDRSDKGTYTIELENRNAEEEEARRMIDKVFGVQQNQDTSSLSDLKGEGKGKETGEAGKEALPGDSSWVSQWASLAANHTRTDPEGSGAETAAFLHKERADAFESGASLSRDESSSSLTDRKRRTLPQLPVDDPRAKSCTKALGLRSEIGEKQDTEPQEKENKGDGESPTPMGDGEMTSKRKQSSTSSPSKAPLRTSGSSERKKRSEERKGGGGVAEGGEKSGKPLVRQGSFTIEKPSANVPAELIPRINRGGSGRERSDSVGSMDTATLLKDTEAVMAFLEAKLRDENKLDQKSNKTGISTKGSGSGFPPRTDSISPESDVDTASTASHVAGEAERKASAGGEQKRRSFSSMHREKSNMSTASKTSVTNASARERLERKSKTRTVEATSRTDARRSVQPSSASSRARQPSLDLTDDDQTSSFPISDILSSDQETYSGPLGHSKLDTRSAKASTSGSSKTSRTLQAATTSSLNKQASLPQPRPTRASLLRRARLGDTSDTDLADADRVSVASEVSTTSSTSKPPSGRKGLSRLDMLAQPRRTRLGSISARSDSECTVTRSSTSSPRLSAETALRLGLRSSTPTENRLTPRMRANSVSKLNETKTKTTTSGYCSPTESSQPEPEGGDAEEELMVSSSSRWRRLPPEYGSTSEEEFGSNRNSPKHGGRSHMRPHHLVPHRSSRLSTTASPGSGMVTGPGGVGVKHRMKEQEEYIRDWTAHSEEIARLFPCVRRISQDLAKDLAILAREIHDVAGEIDSVSSSGTAPSTTVSTAATTPGSAIDTREEVGPARPTQPDIQESMRKLVDRVFDESLNFRKIPPVISTNKAPEINGKPVELRPRAPDSLEPRALRRRTWNREEAVLDSLLLNSVSQLSTKIRHSVDKTAGKIRILFKDKERNWDEIENKLRSESDIPLLKTSNKEISSILLELKRVEKQLQVINVMVDPDGTLDALASLGLTSPTTPTKSQTAKITSPSATSPGSLPPAKESLPEILPGPGGSTARVQAASASTEETARHPSVGLGLTGVGGLPFNRVRPSGEEAIAQK; this comes from the exons ATGGCCAATAACGGCATCCATGAGATTCCCACCAAGGACACAGAGGGCACCACCACTCACCCTAGCACCACTGCAG CTCAAGGTCACGCCTCCTTCACCATAGAGTTTGACAATACTTCTCCTGGGAAAGTCACCATAAAAGACCATGTGTCAAAGTTCACACCCGACCACCACAGATCTCGCTCCAAGAAGAGTGGAACAGGaagtggaggagcaggagggagggaCTTGAGCACACTGCAAGCCGCTATGATGGCATCGGAGAGCAAGGTGGCCGATTGGCTGGCCCAGAACGACCCTACTCTGGTGCGCAGCGAGTCAACGGAGGACGACAGCAAGAGCATCAAGAGCGATGTGCCGGTCCATCTCAAAAGACTAAAAG GCAGCAAGCATGAGGATGGCACCCAGAGTGACTCAGAGAATGGACTGGGCCTGCGTTTCGCCAACCGCCGCCATGCCCTTGAGGAACGCCTAAAAGCAGTACACGGCCACGTcggaggaggaacaggaggggGTAACATAACAGTGAGCGGGACCAGAGCAACCAGCTCCCGCACTGCCTTCATGATCGAGTTCTACGACGAGGAAAACCCTCGCAAGCGGCGGTCGTATTCGTTTTCCCAGACTGCACCCCTGCAGGTGGGAGGAGCTGGCGGGGAGGGACTGTGTCCCCAGCCTCCCTCTCACCCCAAGGTGTTCAGCATTTCCACATCTGCTACTACAGCCTCAGACTCAG GTAAGGTTCCAGCTCCGATATCAGCTACAGTGGCTGCAGGTGCCCCTACGGCTGCCCGCGTCCTTCTCaagcagaggtcagaggacCCGAGTATCGGTCGCAGCTCAGCCAGTACCGGGCTGGCGACAGGAAGTCCCACCAGCCCCAGCGAAGACGCCTCGGTCGTCGGGAGAGGAGCGGGAACTGCTGGAGGGGAGGCAGAGGACGACCGCAGCGATAAGGGGACCTACACTATCGAACTGGAGAACAGGAacgcagaggaagaggaggccaggcGCATGATCGACAAG GTGTTTGGTGTGCAGCAGAACCAGGACACCTCTAGTCTGTCAGACCtgaaaggagaaggaaaaggaaaggagacaggagaagcagggaaagag GCTCTTCCTGGTGACTCGAGCTGGGTCTCTCAGTGGGCCAGTCTAGCTGCCAATCACACCAGGACAGACCCAGAGGGCTCAGGAGCAGAAACAGCTGCCTTCCTGCACAAAGAGAGAG CTGATGCCTTTGAGTCTGGAGCATCTCTCAGCAGAGATGAATCCTCCTCCAGTCTGACCGACCGTAAGCGCAGGACCCTCCCCCAGCTCCCTGTGGATGACCCCCGGGCTAAATCCTGCACCAAAGCTCTGGGACTGAGGTCCGAGATTGGGGAGAAACAGGACACTGAACCCCAGGAAAAAGAGAACAAGGGAGACGGGGAGTCCCCAACTCCCATGGGCGACGGTGAGATGACCAGTAAAAGGAAACAAAGCTCCACCTCTTCTCCATCCAAGGCTCCTCTCCGGACCTCTGGCAGCAGTGAGCGGAAGAAGAggtcagaggagaggaaaggaggaggaggagtagcagaaggaggagagaagtcTGGGAAGCCTCTAGTACGCCAGGGCagcttcacaattgagaagcccAGCGCTAATGTCCCTGCAGAGCTCATCCCACGCATCAACAGAGGCGGCAGTGGGCGTGAACGCAGTGACTCTGTGGGCAGCATGGATACTGCTACGCTCCTGAAGGACACTGAAGCTGTCATGGCATTCCTGGAGGCCAAACtaagagatgaaaacaaactAGACCAGAAAAGTAATAAAACTGGCATCAGCACTAAGGGTTCAGGTTCTGGCTTCCCCCCTCGGACTGACTCTATATCTCCTGAGTCTGATGTGGACACGGCCAGCACAGCTAGTCATGTggctggagaggcagagaggaaagcATCAGCTGGTGGCGAACAAAAACGACGTTCCTTCAGCAGCATGCACCGGGAGAAAAGCAACATGAGCACAGCTTCCAAGACCAGCGTCACTAACGCAAGTGCCCGTGAACGCTTGGAGAGAAAGTCTAAAACAAGAACAGTGGAGGCGACGAGCCGGACTGATGCACGCCGCTCTGTTCAGCcgtcctctgcctcctccagaGCACGCCAGCCTTCTCTGGATCTCACTGATGATGACCAAACGTCTTCCTTCCCCATCTCTGACATCCTCTCCTCAGACCAGGAGACTTACTCTGGACCTTTGGGGCATTCCAAACTCGACACCAGGTCTGCTAAAGCCTCCACCAGTGGATCCTCCAAAACCAGCCGCACTCTCCAGGCAGCCACGACCTCTTCCCTGAACAAGCAGGCCTCACTGCCTCAGCCGCGCCCCACAAGAGCCTCCCTTCTCCGCCGTGCCCGGCTAGGGGATACATCTGACACGGATCTAGCTGATGCAGACAGGGTGTCTGTCGCCTCTGAGGTgtccaccaccagctccacctctaaGCCGCCATCCGGTCGGAAGGGACTGTCACGGCTGGATATGCTGGCTCAGCCACGTAGGACCCGATTGGGTTCCATCTCAGCCCGCAGTGACTCAGAGTGTACAGTGACACGGAGCTCCACCTCTTCACCCCGCCTGTCAGCTGAGACTGCTCTGCGTCTGGGCTTGCGCTCATCAACACCAACAGAGAACAGGCTGACGCCCAGGATGAGGGCTAACAGCGTGTCCAAACTGAATGAGACCAAGACTAAAACCACTACATCTGGATACTGCTCGCCCACAG AGAGCTCTCAGCCCGAACCTGAGGGTGGTGATGCAGAGGAAGAGCTGATGG TGTCCAGTAGCAGCAGGTGGAGACGTCTGCCGCCTGAGTACGGCTCCACCTCAGAGGAAGAGTTTGGCTCCAACCGGAATTCTCCGAAGCATGGAGGACGCTCCCACATGCGACCTCACCACCTCGTCCCACACCGCAGCTCCAGACTCAGCACCACCGCCAGCCCAGGCTCCGGCATGGTGACGGGTCCAGGTGGAGTTGGGGTCAAACACCGCATGAAGGAGCAAGAGGAGTACATCAGGGACTGGACAGCACACAGCGAAGAGATAGCCAG GTTGTTCCCATGTGTGCGCAGGATCAGCCAGGACCTGGCTAAGGACTTGGCCATCTTGGCCCGTGAGATCCACGATGTGGCCGGTGAGATCGACTCGGTCAGCTCATCTGGCACGGCACCCAGCACCACCGTCAGCACCGCTGCCACCACCCCGGGATCGGCCATCGACACCCGGGAAGAGGTAGGCCCTGCACGTCCCACGCAGCCGGATATACAGGAGAGCATGAGAAAG TTGGTGGATCGGGTGTTTGATGAGAGCCTCAACTTCAGGAAGATCCCGCCTGTGATTTCAACCAATAAGGCGCCAGAGATCAACGGTAAGCCAGTGGAGCTCCGCCCCCGTGCTCCTGACAGTCTGGAGCCCCGAGCTCTGAGGAGACGCACCTGGAACCGAGAGGAG GCGGTGTTGGACAGCCTGCTGCTCAATTCAGTTTCTCAGCTGTCCACCAAGATCAGACACTCTGTTGACAAAACAGCAGGAAAAATCAG GATATTGTTCAAGGATAAGGAAAGGAACTGGGATGAAATTGAGAATAAACTCCGATCAGAGAGTGATATACCACTCCTGAAAACCTCCAACAAG gaGATCTCCTCAATTCTGCTCGAACTGAAGAGAGTTGAGAAGCAGCTTCAAg TGATCAATGTGATGGTAGACCCAGATGGGACTCTGGATGCCTTGGCCAGCCTCGGCCTGACCAGCCCCACCACCCCTACCAAGTCCCAAACCGCCAAAATAACTTCCCCCTCTGCCACCAGCCCTGGGTCTCTGCCCCCAGCCAAAGAATCACTGCCGGAGATCCTTCCTGGGCCTGGAGGATCAACAGCCAGGGTTCAGGCTGCCTCTGCCAGCACAGAGGAGACTGCACGACACCCCAGCGTGGGTCTGGGGTTAACAGGAGTGGGAGGACTGCCCTTCAACCGCGTGCGGCCGAGCGGAGAGGAGGCCATCGcacagaaatga